The Elaeis guineensis isolate ETL-2024a chromosome 13, EG11, whole genome shotgun sequence genome includes a region encoding these proteins:
- the LOC105056562 gene encoding cullin-3A isoform X1: MSAQKKRNFKIEAFKHRVEVDPKYAEKTWKILEHAIHEIYNHNASGLSFEELYSPFLVKTSASSWEFRNAYNMVLHKYGEKLYSGLVTTMTWHLKEIAKSIEAAQGGLFLEELNRKWGDHNKALQMIRDILMYMDRTFVPSNRKTPVHELGLNLWRDNIIHSHKIQTRLLDTLLDLIHRERTGEVINRGLMRNITKMLMDLGSSVYQEDFERPFLEVSASFYSGESQQFIECCDCGDYLKKAERRLNEEMERVSHYLDAKSEAKITSVVEKEMIANHMQRLVHMENSGLVNMLVDDKYEDLSRMYNLFRRVPEGLSTIRDVMTSHLRETGKQLVSDPERLRDPVDFVQRLLDMKDKHDKIISIAFNNDKTFQNALNSSFEYFINLNNRSPEFISLYVDDKLRKGLKGVTEEDVEVVLDKVMMLFRYLQEKDVFEKYYKQHLAKRLLSGKTVSDDAERSMIVKLKTECGYQFTSKLEGMFTDMRTSQDTMQGFYASQYSETGDGPTLAVQVLTTGSWPTQPSAPCNLPAEILGVCEKFRAYYLGTHTGRRLTWQTNMGTADIKATFGKGQKHELNVSTYQMCVLMLFNSADRLSYKEIEQATEIPAADLKRCLQSLACVKGKNVLRKEPMSKDIAEDDAFYFNDKFTSKFIKVKIGTVVAQKESEPEKHETRQRVEEDRKPQIEAAIVRIMKSRRVLDHNSIVTEVTTQLQSRFLPNPVVIKKRIESLIEREFLERDKADRKLYRYLA, encoded by the coding sequence CCCCTTCCTGGTGAAAACCTCAGCTTCTTCTTGGGAATTCAGGAATGCTTACAATATGGTGCTGCACAAATATGGAGAAAAATTGTACTCTGGCCTTGTAACCACTATGACATGGCACCTAAAAGAAATAGCGAAATCAATAGAGGCTGCTCAGGGAGGTTTGTTTTTAGAGGAGCTGAACAGAAAATGGGGGGATCACAACAAGGCCTTGCAGATGATTCGGGACATACTTATGTACATGGATAGGACATTTGTTCCAAGTAATCGCAAGACACCTGTTCATGAGCTTGGACTTAACCTGTGGAGGGATAACATCATTCACTCCCACAAGATCCAGACTAGGTTGCTTGATACACTCCTTGACCTCATACACAGAGAGCGGACAGGTGAAGTAATAAACCGTGGGTTGATGAGAAACATTACAAAGATGTTAATGGATCTGGGATCTTCTGTATATCAAGAAGATTTTGAGAGACCATTTTTAGAGGTCTCAGCTAGTTTTTACAGTGGTGAGTCTCAACAATTCATcgagtgttgtgattgtggtgATTACCTTAAGAAAGCTGAGAGGCGGCTTAATGAAGAGATGGAGCGAGTTTCACACTACTTAGATGCCAAAAGTGAGGCAAAAATAACAAGTGTAGTGGAGAAAGAGATGATCGCTAACCACATGCAGAGGTTGGTGCACATGGAGAATTCTGGTCTTGTAAATATGCTTGTGGATGACAAGTATGAAGACTTAAGCAGAATGTACAACTTGTTTCGCCGAGTTCCGGAAGGGCTTTCCACGATCAGAGATGTGATGACTTCTCACCTTCGAGAAACTGGGAAACAGTTGGTAAGTGATCCAGAGAGATTAAGGGATCCTGTGGACTTTGTTCAACGCCTCTTGGATATGAAGGACAAACATGATAAGATTATCAGCATTGCATTTAACAATGACAAGACCTTTCAGAATGCTTTGAActcatcatttgaatattttattaatctaaaTAACAGGTCTCCTGAGTTCATATCCTTGTATGTTGATGATAAGCTCCGTAAAGGTCTCAAGGGAGTCACTGAAGAGGATGTAGAGGTGGTTTTGGACAAAGTGATGATGCTGTTTCGGTACCTGCAGGAGAAGGATGTCTTTGAGAAATATTACAAGCAGCACTTGGCAAAAAGACTTCTGTCTGGGAAGACTGTTTCTGATGATGCGGAAAGAAGTATGATAGTCAAGCTCAAGACTGAATGTGGGTATCAGTTCACATCTAAACTAGAAGGTATGTTTACAGATATGAGGACATCTCAAGACACCATGCAAGGTTTCTATGCCAGTCAGTATTCTGAGACAGGAGATGGCCCTACCCTGGCTGTCCAAGTTCTCACCACTGGGTCTTGGCCGACACAGCCCAGTGCCCCTTGCAACCTTCCAGCTGAAATTCTTGGTGTGTGTGAGAAGTTTCGTGCATATTATCTTGGAACTCATACTGGACGGAGATTGACATGGCAAACAAATATGGGAACAGCAGATATAAAAGCAACCTTTGGGAAGGGTCAGAAGCATGAGTTGAATGTTTCTACTTACCAAATGTGTGTCCTCATGTTGTTCAATTCTGCGGATCGTTTAAGCTATAAAGAAATTGAGCAGGCAACAGAAATACCGGCTGCTGATCTGAAGCGTTGTCTTCAGTCTCTTGCTTGTGTCAAGGGTAAGAATGTTCTCCGTAAGGAGCCCATGAGTAAGGACATTGCAGAGGATGATGCCTTCTACTTCAATGATAAGTTTACAAGCAAGTTTATCAAGGTGAAGATAGGGACAGTGGTGGCACAGAAGGAGTCAGAGCCAGAGAAGCATGAGACTCGCCAAAGAGTGGAGGAAGACAGAAAGCCTCAGATTGAGGCTGCCATTGTGAGAATAATGAAATCTAGGAGGGTCTTAGATCATAACAGCATTGTAACTGAGGTTACAACTCAGTTGCAGTCCCGTTTCCTGCCAAATCCTGTTGTGATAAAGAAACGAATTGAATCTCTCATTGAGCGGGAGTTTTTAGAGAGGGACAAAGCAGACAGGAAACTGTATCGCTATCTTGCTTGA
- the LOC105056562 gene encoding cullin-3A isoform X2: protein MSAQKKRNFKIEAFKHRVEVDPKYAEKTWKILEHAIHEIYNHNASGLSFEELYRNAYNMVLHKYGEKLYSGLVTTMTWHLKEIAKSIEAAQGGLFLEELNRKWGDHNKALQMIRDILMYMDRTFVPSNRKTPVHELGLNLWRDNIIHSHKIQTRLLDTLLDLIHRERTGEVINRGLMRNITKMLMDLGSSVYQEDFERPFLEVSASFYSGESQQFIECCDCGDYLKKAERRLNEEMERVSHYLDAKSEAKITSVVEKEMIANHMQRLVHMENSGLVNMLVDDKYEDLSRMYNLFRRVPEGLSTIRDVMTSHLRETGKQLVSDPERLRDPVDFVQRLLDMKDKHDKIISIAFNNDKTFQNALNSSFEYFINLNNRSPEFISLYVDDKLRKGLKGVTEEDVEVVLDKVMMLFRYLQEKDVFEKYYKQHLAKRLLSGKTVSDDAERSMIVKLKTECGYQFTSKLEGMFTDMRTSQDTMQGFYASQYSETGDGPTLAVQVLTTGSWPTQPSAPCNLPAEILGVCEKFRAYYLGTHTGRRLTWQTNMGTADIKATFGKGQKHELNVSTYQMCVLMLFNSADRLSYKEIEQATEIPAADLKRCLQSLACVKGKNVLRKEPMSKDIAEDDAFYFNDKFTSKFIKVKIGTVVAQKESEPEKHETRQRVEEDRKPQIEAAIVRIMKSRRVLDHNSIVTEVTTQLQSRFLPNPVVIKKRIESLIEREFLERDKADRKLYRYLA from the coding sequence GAATGCTTACAATATGGTGCTGCACAAATATGGAGAAAAATTGTACTCTGGCCTTGTAACCACTATGACATGGCACCTAAAAGAAATAGCGAAATCAATAGAGGCTGCTCAGGGAGGTTTGTTTTTAGAGGAGCTGAACAGAAAATGGGGGGATCACAACAAGGCCTTGCAGATGATTCGGGACATACTTATGTACATGGATAGGACATTTGTTCCAAGTAATCGCAAGACACCTGTTCATGAGCTTGGACTTAACCTGTGGAGGGATAACATCATTCACTCCCACAAGATCCAGACTAGGTTGCTTGATACACTCCTTGACCTCATACACAGAGAGCGGACAGGTGAAGTAATAAACCGTGGGTTGATGAGAAACATTACAAAGATGTTAATGGATCTGGGATCTTCTGTATATCAAGAAGATTTTGAGAGACCATTTTTAGAGGTCTCAGCTAGTTTTTACAGTGGTGAGTCTCAACAATTCATcgagtgttgtgattgtggtgATTACCTTAAGAAAGCTGAGAGGCGGCTTAATGAAGAGATGGAGCGAGTTTCACACTACTTAGATGCCAAAAGTGAGGCAAAAATAACAAGTGTAGTGGAGAAAGAGATGATCGCTAACCACATGCAGAGGTTGGTGCACATGGAGAATTCTGGTCTTGTAAATATGCTTGTGGATGACAAGTATGAAGACTTAAGCAGAATGTACAACTTGTTTCGCCGAGTTCCGGAAGGGCTTTCCACGATCAGAGATGTGATGACTTCTCACCTTCGAGAAACTGGGAAACAGTTGGTAAGTGATCCAGAGAGATTAAGGGATCCTGTGGACTTTGTTCAACGCCTCTTGGATATGAAGGACAAACATGATAAGATTATCAGCATTGCATTTAACAATGACAAGACCTTTCAGAATGCTTTGAActcatcatttgaatattttattaatctaaaTAACAGGTCTCCTGAGTTCATATCCTTGTATGTTGATGATAAGCTCCGTAAAGGTCTCAAGGGAGTCACTGAAGAGGATGTAGAGGTGGTTTTGGACAAAGTGATGATGCTGTTTCGGTACCTGCAGGAGAAGGATGTCTTTGAGAAATATTACAAGCAGCACTTGGCAAAAAGACTTCTGTCTGGGAAGACTGTTTCTGATGATGCGGAAAGAAGTATGATAGTCAAGCTCAAGACTGAATGTGGGTATCAGTTCACATCTAAACTAGAAGGTATGTTTACAGATATGAGGACATCTCAAGACACCATGCAAGGTTTCTATGCCAGTCAGTATTCTGAGACAGGAGATGGCCCTACCCTGGCTGTCCAAGTTCTCACCACTGGGTCTTGGCCGACACAGCCCAGTGCCCCTTGCAACCTTCCAGCTGAAATTCTTGGTGTGTGTGAGAAGTTTCGTGCATATTATCTTGGAACTCATACTGGACGGAGATTGACATGGCAAACAAATATGGGAACAGCAGATATAAAAGCAACCTTTGGGAAGGGTCAGAAGCATGAGTTGAATGTTTCTACTTACCAAATGTGTGTCCTCATGTTGTTCAATTCTGCGGATCGTTTAAGCTATAAAGAAATTGAGCAGGCAACAGAAATACCGGCTGCTGATCTGAAGCGTTGTCTTCAGTCTCTTGCTTGTGTCAAGGGTAAGAATGTTCTCCGTAAGGAGCCCATGAGTAAGGACATTGCAGAGGATGATGCCTTCTACTTCAATGATAAGTTTACAAGCAAGTTTATCAAGGTGAAGATAGGGACAGTGGTGGCACAGAAGGAGTCAGAGCCAGAGAAGCATGAGACTCGCCAAAGAGTGGAGGAAGACAGAAAGCCTCAGATTGAGGCTGCCATTGTGAGAATAATGAAATCTAGGAGGGTCTTAGATCATAACAGCATTGTAACTGAGGTTACAACTCAGTTGCAGTCCCGTTTCCTGCCAAATCCTGTTGTGATAAAGAAACGAATTGAATCTCTCATTGAGCGGGAGTTTTTAGAGAGGGACAAAGCAGACAGGAAACTGTATCGCTATCTTGCTTGA
- the LOC105056562 gene encoding cullin-3A isoform X3 yields the protein MVLHKYGEKLYSGLVTTMTWHLKEIAKSIEAAQGGLFLEELNRKWGDHNKALQMIRDILMYMDRTFVPSNRKTPVHELGLNLWRDNIIHSHKIQTRLLDTLLDLIHRERTGEVINRGLMRNITKMLMDLGSSVYQEDFERPFLEVSASFYSGESQQFIECCDCGDYLKKAERRLNEEMERVSHYLDAKSEAKITSVVEKEMIANHMQRLVHMENSGLVNMLVDDKYEDLSRMYNLFRRVPEGLSTIRDVMTSHLRETGKQLVSDPERLRDPVDFVQRLLDMKDKHDKIISIAFNNDKTFQNALNSSFEYFINLNNRSPEFISLYVDDKLRKGLKGVTEEDVEVVLDKVMMLFRYLQEKDVFEKYYKQHLAKRLLSGKTVSDDAERSMIVKLKTECGYQFTSKLEGMFTDMRTSQDTMQGFYASQYSETGDGPTLAVQVLTTGSWPTQPSAPCNLPAEILGVCEKFRAYYLGTHTGRRLTWQTNMGTADIKATFGKGQKHELNVSTYQMCVLMLFNSADRLSYKEIEQATEIPAADLKRCLQSLACVKGKNVLRKEPMSKDIAEDDAFYFNDKFTSKFIKVKIGTVVAQKESEPEKHETRQRVEEDRKPQIEAAIVRIMKSRRVLDHNSIVTEVTTQLQSRFLPNPVVIKKRIESLIEREFLERDKADRKLYRYLA from the coding sequence ATGGTGCTGCACAAATATGGAGAAAAATTGTACTCTGGCCTTGTAACCACTATGACATGGCACCTAAAAGAAATAGCGAAATCAATAGAGGCTGCTCAGGGAGGTTTGTTTTTAGAGGAGCTGAACAGAAAATGGGGGGATCACAACAAGGCCTTGCAGATGATTCGGGACATACTTATGTACATGGATAGGACATTTGTTCCAAGTAATCGCAAGACACCTGTTCATGAGCTTGGACTTAACCTGTGGAGGGATAACATCATTCACTCCCACAAGATCCAGACTAGGTTGCTTGATACACTCCTTGACCTCATACACAGAGAGCGGACAGGTGAAGTAATAAACCGTGGGTTGATGAGAAACATTACAAAGATGTTAATGGATCTGGGATCTTCTGTATATCAAGAAGATTTTGAGAGACCATTTTTAGAGGTCTCAGCTAGTTTTTACAGTGGTGAGTCTCAACAATTCATcgagtgttgtgattgtggtgATTACCTTAAGAAAGCTGAGAGGCGGCTTAATGAAGAGATGGAGCGAGTTTCACACTACTTAGATGCCAAAAGTGAGGCAAAAATAACAAGTGTAGTGGAGAAAGAGATGATCGCTAACCACATGCAGAGGTTGGTGCACATGGAGAATTCTGGTCTTGTAAATATGCTTGTGGATGACAAGTATGAAGACTTAAGCAGAATGTACAACTTGTTTCGCCGAGTTCCGGAAGGGCTTTCCACGATCAGAGATGTGATGACTTCTCACCTTCGAGAAACTGGGAAACAGTTGGTAAGTGATCCAGAGAGATTAAGGGATCCTGTGGACTTTGTTCAACGCCTCTTGGATATGAAGGACAAACATGATAAGATTATCAGCATTGCATTTAACAATGACAAGACCTTTCAGAATGCTTTGAActcatcatttgaatattttattaatctaaaTAACAGGTCTCCTGAGTTCATATCCTTGTATGTTGATGATAAGCTCCGTAAAGGTCTCAAGGGAGTCACTGAAGAGGATGTAGAGGTGGTTTTGGACAAAGTGATGATGCTGTTTCGGTACCTGCAGGAGAAGGATGTCTTTGAGAAATATTACAAGCAGCACTTGGCAAAAAGACTTCTGTCTGGGAAGACTGTTTCTGATGATGCGGAAAGAAGTATGATAGTCAAGCTCAAGACTGAATGTGGGTATCAGTTCACATCTAAACTAGAAGGTATGTTTACAGATATGAGGACATCTCAAGACACCATGCAAGGTTTCTATGCCAGTCAGTATTCTGAGACAGGAGATGGCCCTACCCTGGCTGTCCAAGTTCTCACCACTGGGTCTTGGCCGACACAGCCCAGTGCCCCTTGCAACCTTCCAGCTGAAATTCTTGGTGTGTGTGAGAAGTTTCGTGCATATTATCTTGGAACTCATACTGGACGGAGATTGACATGGCAAACAAATATGGGAACAGCAGATATAAAAGCAACCTTTGGGAAGGGTCAGAAGCATGAGTTGAATGTTTCTACTTACCAAATGTGTGTCCTCATGTTGTTCAATTCTGCGGATCGTTTAAGCTATAAAGAAATTGAGCAGGCAACAGAAATACCGGCTGCTGATCTGAAGCGTTGTCTTCAGTCTCTTGCTTGTGTCAAGGGTAAGAATGTTCTCCGTAAGGAGCCCATGAGTAAGGACATTGCAGAGGATGATGCCTTCTACTTCAATGATAAGTTTACAAGCAAGTTTATCAAGGTGAAGATAGGGACAGTGGTGGCACAGAAGGAGTCAGAGCCAGAGAAGCATGAGACTCGCCAAAGAGTGGAGGAAGACAGAAAGCCTCAGATTGAGGCTGCCATTGTGAGAATAATGAAATCTAGGAGGGTCTTAGATCATAACAGCATTGTAACTGAGGTTACAACTCAGTTGCAGTCCCGTTTCCTGCCAAATCCTGTTGTGATAAAGAAACGAATTGAATCTCTCATTGAGCGGGAGTTTTTAGAGAGGGACAAAGCAGACAGGAAACTGTATCGCTATCTTGCTTGA
- the LOC105056563 gene encoding V-type proton ATPase subunit D isoform X1 — protein sequence MHFPPPSRFLGQTGKERVEGAFFFFPSATSSFLLRFPVGDLNRRIPKKKEGSQIAVVQIDYLEGRMSGQGQRLTVVPTVTMLGVMKARLVGATRGHALLKKKSDALTVQFRAILKKIVTTKESMGEIMRASSFALTEAKYVAGENIKHVVLESVKSASLRVRSRQENVAGVKLPRFEHFSDPGAGDTKADLTGLARGGQQIQACRAAHIKAIEVLVELASLQTSFLTLDEAIKTTNRRVNALENVIKPRLENTINYIRGELDELEREDFFRLKKIQGYKKREIERQLQAAKQFAEEQFAEKVSLKKGISINSAHNLLVAGAEKDEDIIF from the exons ATGCACTTCCCCCCTCCTTCCCGTTTCCTCGGCCAAACAGGGAAAGAAAGGGTGGAgggggcattttttttttttccctctgctACGTCTTCTTTCCTGCTGAGATTTCCGGTTGGAGATCTCAATCGGAGAATTCCGAAGAAGAAAGAGGGATCGCAGATCGCTGTGGTCCAGATCGATTACCTG GAAGGAAGGATGTCCGGCCAAGGCCAGCGACTGACCGTGGTTCCCACGGTGACGATGCTTGGGGTGATGAAGGCACGCCTTGTGGGCGCTACCCGCGGCCATGCCCTCCTAAAGAAGAAGAGCGACGCCCTCACCGTCCAGTTTCGAGCAATCCTGAAGAAGATCGTCACTACCAAGGAATCGATGGGTGAGATCATGCGTGCCTCCTCCTTCGCCCTCACCGAGGCCAAGTACGTAGCTGGTGAGAACATCAAGCATGTTGTCCTCGAGTCGGTTAAGTCTGCCTCCCTCCGTGTGCGCTCCCGCCAGGAGAATGTTGCTGGGGTCAAGCTCCCACGGTTCGAGCACTTCTCTGACCCGGGTGCTGGCGATACCAAGGCTGACCTCACTGGACTTGCCCGTGGAGGCCAGCAGATCCAGGCTTGCCGTGCTGCGCATATTAAGGCCATTGAGGTCCTTGTGGAGCTTGCCTCGCTCCAGACCTCTTTCCTCACCCTCGATGAAGCCATTAAGACCACCAACCGGAGAGTCAATGCCCTTGAGAACGTCATCAAGCCGCGGTTGGAGAACACCATCAACTACATCAGGGGGGAGCTTGATGAACTTGAGCGAGAGGACTTCTTCCGGCTGAAGAAGATACAGGGGTACAAGAAGAGGGAGATTGAGCGGCAGCTCCAGGCTGCAAAGCAGTTTGCTGAAGAGCAGTTTGCTGAGAAGGTCTCACTCAAGAAGGGTATCTCCATTAACTCAGCTCACAACTTGCTTGTTGCTGGGGCCGAGAAGGATGAGGATATTATCTTTTGA
- the LOC105056563 gene encoding V-type proton ATPase subunit D isoform X2, whose amino-acid sequence MSGQGQRLTVVPTVTMLGVMKARLVGATRGHALLKKKSDALTVQFRAILKKIVTTKESMGEIMRASSFALTEAKYVAGENIKHVVLESVKSASLRVRSRQENVAGVKLPRFEHFSDPGAGDTKADLTGLARGGQQIQACRAAHIKAIEVLVELASLQTSFLTLDEAIKTTNRRVNALENVIKPRLENTINYIRGELDELEREDFFRLKKIQGYKKREIERQLQAAKQFAEEQFAEKVSLKKGISINSAHNLLVAGAEKDEDIIF is encoded by the coding sequence ATGTCCGGCCAAGGCCAGCGACTGACCGTGGTTCCCACGGTGACGATGCTTGGGGTGATGAAGGCACGCCTTGTGGGCGCTACCCGCGGCCATGCCCTCCTAAAGAAGAAGAGCGACGCCCTCACCGTCCAGTTTCGAGCAATCCTGAAGAAGATCGTCACTACCAAGGAATCGATGGGTGAGATCATGCGTGCCTCCTCCTTCGCCCTCACCGAGGCCAAGTACGTAGCTGGTGAGAACATCAAGCATGTTGTCCTCGAGTCGGTTAAGTCTGCCTCCCTCCGTGTGCGCTCCCGCCAGGAGAATGTTGCTGGGGTCAAGCTCCCACGGTTCGAGCACTTCTCTGACCCGGGTGCTGGCGATACCAAGGCTGACCTCACTGGACTTGCCCGTGGAGGCCAGCAGATCCAGGCTTGCCGTGCTGCGCATATTAAGGCCATTGAGGTCCTTGTGGAGCTTGCCTCGCTCCAGACCTCTTTCCTCACCCTCGATGAAGCCATTAAGACCACCAACCGGAGAGTCAATGCCCTTGAGAACGTCATCAAGCCGCGGTTGGAGAACACCATCAACTACATCAGGGGGGAGCTTGATGAACTTGAGCGAGAGGACTTCTTCCGGCTGAAGAAGATACAGGGGTACAAGAAGAGGGAGATTGAGCGGCAGCTCCAGGCTGCAAAGCAGTTTGCTGAAGAGCAGTTTGCTGAGAAGGTCTCACTCAAGAAGGGTATCTCCATTAACTCAGCTCACAACTTGCTTGTTGCTGGGGCCGAGAAGGATGAGGATATTATCTTTTGA